One part of the Candidatus Marinimicrobia bacterium CG08_land_8_20_14_0_20_45_22 genome encodes these proteins:
- the dnaJ gene encoding molecular chaperone DnaJ, with protein MARDYYEILGVNRSATPDEIKKAYRQIAMKYHPDKNPGNKEAEEKFKVAAEAYSVLTDPEKRKMYDQYGEDGLKGSGFGGAYGFDLSDALRTFMEGFGGFGGFDDFFGGGDRHSRRSSSQSGSDLKIKIPLTLEEINTGVNKKIKIKRLEICEQCGGTGAKPGTSRQTCPVCKGTGEIREISRSIFGQMVNVRPCSNCRGEGTIIEHRCPVCGGEGRIKETKEISIEIPAGVSTGNYKTIHGGGNAGYRKGVNGDLIVIFEEKPHEFFIRNEDDVLIDLWILPSEAVLGAEIEVPTLSGRVNLMIPSGTQPGKLLRLKHKGIPHLNHSGRGDQIVRIQIRVPDNLTEKEKEMYREIGRFEMKKIHKESRYSKIRY; from the coding sequence ATGGCGCGAGACTATTACGAAATTCTGGGAGTGAACCGCAGTGCGACGCCGGATGAAATCAAAAAGGCGTATCGGCAAATCGCGATGAAATATCATCCGGACAAGAACCCTGGAAACAAGGAAGCAGAAGAAAAATTCAAAGTTGCGGCTGAAGCCTATTCGGTCTTGACTGATCCTGAAAAACGGAAAATGTATGATCAGTATGGTGAAGATGGTTTGAAAGGCAGTGGATTTGGCGGTGCGTATGGTTTTGATCTTTCCGATGCGCTAAGAACTTTTATGGAAGGTTTCGGTGGCTTCGGCGGATTTGACGATTTTTTCGGTGGTGGAGATCGTCACAGCCGACGCTCGTCTTCTCAATCCGGAAGCGATCTGAAAATTAAAATTCCGCTGACATTGGAAGAGATCAACACGGGTGTCAACAAAAAGATTAAAATCAAACGATTAGAAATCTGCGAGCAGTGTGGCGGAACCGGCGCAAAACCAGGCACCTCGCGACAGACCTGTCCGGTTTGTAAAGGAACCGGTGAAATTCGTGAAATTTCCCGATCGATCTTTGGACAAATGGTAAACGTCCGGCCATGTTCCAACTGCCGAGGCGAAGGAACTATCATTGAGCATCGATGTCCAGTCTGTGGCGGCGAGGGAAGAATTAAGGAGACTAAGGAAATTTCAATTGAGATTCCGGCGGGCGTCAGCACCGGAAATTATAAAACGATTCATGGTGGAGGAAACGCCGGCTATCGAAAAGGTGTTAACGGTGACCTAATCGTTATATTTGAAGAAAAACCGCATGAGTTTTTTATCCGAAATGAAGACGATGTGCTGATTGATCTCTGGATTCTCCCATCTGAAGCCGTTTTGGGGGCAGAAATCGAAGTACCAACGTTGAGCGGTCGCGTTAATCTGATGATTCCATCGGGAACACAACCGGGAAAATTGCTCAGATTGAAACATAAAGGAATTCCGCATCTCAATCACTCGGGACGAGGCGATCAGATCGTGCGCATTCAGATACGGGTACCTGATAATTTGACGGAAAAAGAGAAAGAAATGTACAGGGAAATTGGTCGGTTTGAGATGAAAAAAATCCATAAAGAGTCTCGGTATAGTAAGATTCGATATTGA
- the grpE gene encoding nucleotide exchange factor GrpE, which yields MRRGKMDEQQSTEQVTPIDKEKHRKKALKEAEQKIEELNKQIETLSRDLEDRAKELAESKDKYLRLAAEFDNFRKRQEKEIGQIIEYAGEDILRNILPVLDDLERSIKAKAETENMTTQSMQDGLELIYKKFQKILSDLGVQPIDSLNQSFNPDIHHAVMAREEKDAKPDMVIEEFEKGYNFKQRVLRYAKVVVSK from the coding sequence ATGAGAAGAGGTAAAATGGACGAGCAACAATCGACCGAACAGGTAACACCGATTGATAAAGAAAAACATCGGAAGAAAGCGCTAAAAGAAGCGGAACAAAAAATAGAGGAATTAAACAAACAAATCGAGACGCTTTCCCGTGATCTCGAAGATAGGGCAAAAGAGTTGGCTGAATCGAAGGACAAATATCTGAGACTCGCCGCAGAATTTGATAATTTTCGGAAACGCCAGGAAAAAGAAATTGGACAGATTATCGAATATGCCGGTGAAGATATTCTCCGAAACATTCTTCCAGTTCTGGATGATCTCGAACGTTCCATTAAGGCTAAGGCGGAAACGGAAAATATGACAACTCAATCTATGCAAGACGGTCTTGAACTGATCTATAAAAAATTTCAGAAAATTCTTTCCGATCTTGGTGTTCAGCCAATCGATTCGCTAAACCAGTCATTCAATCCGGATATTCATCATGCTGTGATGGCGCGCGAGGAAAAGGATGCTAAACCGGATATGGTGATCGAAGAATTTGAGAAAGGATACAATTTTAAACAACGCGTGTTGCGATACGCCAAGGTTGTGGTGAGTAAGTAG
- the hrcA gene encoding heat-inducible transcription repressor HrcA: MRKHYRTVDIHNEREKAVLKAVVTDFVQTALPVSSKQVQDKYISDISSATIRNVMADLEEKGFLIQPHFSAGRIPTDNGYRQYVNSIVHFSLVHETARRVIETELAEASSDMLFIMEKTSHLLSELTQELAVVVAPKITQGIFEKIDLVSISSDRILVVIQIRSGLIHTIVLDIATEIKPHRLPLVVSILNERLCGVPLHEIIDTIGERFFDLTDDKIVSVLVNKAPKVFNFNEPNVAKLSGTPHLMSKPDFTDVAKLGQIMSEIENGTIIASISANRKGKTGMCISIGSENENDSLFDFSVITKDYYIGDATGLVALLGPKRMNYLQTIPLVEFMADQVTTIMNEKR, encoded by the coding sequence ATGAGAAAACATTACAGGACGGTGGATATTCATAACGAACGCGAAAAGGCTGTGTTAAAAGCAGTTGTGACGGATTTTGTACAAACGGCTTTGCCGGTCAGTTCAAAGCAGGTTCAGGACAAATATATTTCAGACATCAGCTCGGCAACCATCCGAAATGTTATGGCGGATTTGGAGGAAAAAGGATTTCTCATCCAGCCACACTTTTCCGCAGGTAGAATTCCGACAGATAACGGATATCGCCAATACGTCAATTCGATTGTTCACTTCTCGCTGGTACACGAAACCGCGCGACGAGTCATCGAAACGGAACTGGCAGAAGCTTCATCGGACATGTTGTTTATCATGGAAAAAACTTCGCATCTGCTCAGCGAACTAACTCAGGAACTTGCGGTAGTAGTCGCTCCGAAAATCACACAGGGGATATTCGAGAAAATCGATCTGGTTTCTATTTCCAGCGATAGGATTCTCGTCGTAATTCAAATCCGCTCCGGTCTAATCCACACAATCGTTTTGGATATAGCCACGGAAATCAAACCGCATCGTCTTCCACTTGTCGTATCAATCTTGAACGAACGATTGTGCGGTGTTCCATTGCACGAGATCATTGACACAATTGGGGAAAGGTTTTTCGATTTGACTGATGATAAGATCGTTAGCGTTCTTGTCAATAAAGCACCCAAAGTTTTTAACTTTAACGAACCGAATGTTGCCAAATTGTCCGGTACGCCTCATCTCATGTCTAAACCCGATTTCACGGATGTCGCAAAACTTGGGCAAATTATGTCCGAGATCGAAAATGGAACGATAATTGCCTCCATTTCCGCGAACCGAAAAGGGAAAACAGGAATGTGCATCTCCATCGGTTCGGAGAATGAAAACGATTCGCTATTTGATTTCTCGGTGATCACGAAGGACTATTACATTGGCGACGCTACAGGATTGGTTGCCTTGTTAGGTCCCAAGCGGATGAATTATCTGCAGACGATCCCGCTGGTAGAATTCATGGCGGATCAGGTGACAACAATAATGAATGAGAAGAGGTAA
- the ftsE gene encoding cell division ATP-binding protein FtsE has product MISFINVDCTFGKKAGIKNVNFTINSGEFVFLTGPSGAGKSTILRLIYMDLFPEKGKVSIRNFDSSTIRSHEIPFLRRRVGMIFQDFNLLHDRDVYENVALSLHVSYYKTREIKNRVYEVLNQVGLGHRVHFYPSELSGGEQQRVAIARAIIKDPVVLLADEPTGNLDPRVSLELINLLNKINQRGTAIIVATHNYALIPRIPNARLFQMEEGEVTKIT; this is encoded by the coding sequence ATGATTTCTTTTATCAACGTTGATTGCACATTTGGGAAAAAAGCCGGCATCAAAAATGTCAACTTCACGATCAACAGCGGCGAGTTCGTTTTCCTGACGGGTCCTTCGGGCGCGGGGAAATCAACTATTCTCCGTCTGATCTATATGGACTTATTCCCAGAAAAAGGGAAGGTTTCCATTCGCAATTTTGACAGTTCGACGATTCGTAGTCACGAAATTCCGTTTCTTCGCCGCAGAGTTGGGATGATTTTTCAGGATTTTAATCTGCTTCACGATCGGGATGTTTACGAAAATGTTGCCCTAAGCCTCCATGTTTCCTATTATAAAACCCGCGAGATTAAAAATCGTGTTTACGAAGTACTGAATCAGGTTGGATTGGGACATCGCGTTCATTTTTATCCGTCGGAATTGTCTGGTGGCGAGCAACAACGCGTTGCCATTGCCCGCGCAATTATCAAAGATCCGGTCGTACTTCTTGCTGACGAACCGACGGGAAATCTGGATCCGCGCGTGAGTCTCGAACTCATCAACCTTCTCAATAAAATCAATCAACGGGGAACCGCCATCATCGTTGCGACGCATAATTACGCACTGATCCCGAGAATCCCCAACGCCAGACTATTTCAAATGGAAGAAGGAGAGGTAACGAAAATCACATGA
- a CDS encoding peptidase M64, which produces MKKIIACLLSLLLNSHLLASTDSIRFEDYFTDETMRVDFYQTGTKNQTTISLDEIILEPGWAGSLTNLLDTMNFGEHRVVIQDAQTGRQIYSRGFSSIYNEWQTTDEAAEGIFRTFHASVRFPLPKKPVVLTLSSMNRKNEYIEEFKHTIDPETARIRRFVPIKKFQAKSYQKSGNPHQKVDLLILSEGYTKKEMREFRRDVDHYMKDLFSFKPFSEMKDRFNVWYIEASSEQSGIDNPALNFYVNTQFGLSYSTLNLDRYVFPTENKIIRNVAAHAPYDFICILFNSPKYGGGAIFNQFSVSFSRIDPTGDAWLPDYVFVHEFGHLFGGLGDEYYSSAVAYNDFYPPDVEPWEPNLTALLNPENLKWLNLVEPGTPLPTPWDKADFDQLPRNSKDQSQFLRNQKHWGKVGCFEGAGYSSTGLYRPALDCIMFSRNTDGFCPVCQSSISKMIRFYSE; this is translated from the coding sequence ATGAAAAAAATTATCGCGTGTTTATTATCGCTTCTTTTAAACAGTCATCTTCTCGCTTCAACAGATTCTATCCGATTCGAAGATTATTTCACAGACGAAACGATGCGAGTCGATTTTTACCAAACAGGCACCAAGAATCAAACGACCATCAGCCTTGATGAAATCATTTTGGAACCCGGTTGGGCGGGAAGCTTGACAAATTTATTAGACACGATGAATTTCGGCGAGCATCGCGTTGTAATCCAAGATGCGCAAACCGGTCGTCAAATCTATTCAAGAGGCTTCAGCAGTATCTACAATGAATGGCAAACAACCGATGAAGCCGCAGAAGGAATTTTCCGGACATTTCACGCCTCCGTCAGGTTTCCTCTTCCGAAAAAACCGGTCGTTTTGACTCTTAGTTCCATGAATCGAAAGAACGAATATATCGAAGAATTCAAACACACCATCGATCCTGAAACTGCACGGATCAGACGTTTTGTGCCGATAAAAAAATTCCAAGCCAAGTCATACCAAAAATCCGGAAATCCCCACCAAAAAGTTGATCTCCTGATTTTATCGGAAGGATACACAAAAAAAGAAATGCGCGAGTTCCGCCGAGATGTTGACCACTACATGAAAGACCTCTTCTCCTTCAAGCCATTTTCAGAGATGAAAGACCGGTTTAATGTGTGGTACATTGAGGCTTCTTCCGAACAGTCCGGCATTGATAATCCCGCTTTGAATTTCTATGTAAATACCCAATTCGGTTTAAGTTACAGCACGTTAAATCTGGATCGCTATGTCTTTCCGACCGAAAATAAAATCATTCGCAATGTTGCCGCTCACGCACCATACGATTTTATCTGCATCCTTTTCAATTCACCCAAATATGGAGGCGGCGCTATTTTCAATCAATTTTCCGTTAGCTTCTCACGCATCGATCCAACTGGAGATGCTTGGTTGCCGGATTATGTCTTCGTTCATGAGTTCGGACATCTATTCGGCGGTCTGGGTGACGAATATTATTCCTCTGCTGTCGCCTACAACGATTTTTATCCACCTGACGTGGAACCATGGGAACCGAATTTAACTGCGCTACTGAATCCAGAAAATTTGAAATGGCTAAACTTAGTTGAACCCGGTACGCCGCTACCGACACCGTGGGATAAAGCGGATTTCGATCAACTACCCAGAAATTCCAAAGATCAGTCCCAGTTTCTGCGAAATCAAAAACATTGGGGAAAAGTCGGATGTTTCGAAGGCGCCGGGTATTCATCGACTGGACTCTATCGACCGGCTCTTGACTGCATCATGTTTTCAAGGAATACTGACGGTTTTTGTCCTGTTTGTCAGAGCTCAATTTCGAAAATGATTCGGTTTTATAGCGAATAA